The DNA segment GTAGTTTTAAACCACTCTATATTTGTTACACCCGATAATCCTCCTTGTATGTTTACCGTTAATACTTGTGGAGACATACTAGGGCATATTGCATAAACACCCGCAGGGCTTATACTTGCTACAGGAGAAGGCAATACTTCTATTTGATCATTTGCAATGGCATCATTAACACATCCATTTGCACCTGCTACAGTTACTTGTATATCATAATTAATTTGGCTACCACCACCAGCATAAGTATGGGTTGCTGTTAGCCAATTTGGCATACTATCGTCGGTTATAATAGTAGTACCATCTCCAAAGTCCCATGTTATAGTTCCTGACGTTAATGCCGGAGTAGAAGTAAGGTTTAATGTTAATGGAGTTCCTTGACATATTTGGTTAGGAATATTACCTAATGACACCGTTGGAGATGTTATAATTTGTACTGGTAAAACCACATCTGGCTGTACTATACCACACTTAGTTACCGATGCTACTACAAAAACAGGATTAGTACCAGTGAATTCATTCCATAGTACTTCTATATTTGTAGTTCCATTACCAGAGCTAACACTACCTGCTGTTGCAGGGGTTATTGACCATGAGTATGTTTCACCATCGTTATAATCTATTTGATAATCACCATAGGTACTTGAACATACAATTTGGTCTCCTGTAACTGCCATGTTTAGTACAGGCAATGTTACTGTTTTAGTAATAGTATCAGATACACAATTTGGTTCGGTTACATTTTCGCGCCATGCTTTAACAATGTAAGGGCCTGCTCCAGTAAAAGTTATAGATACATCGTTACCATAATTATTACCATCTATAGTTCCTCCAACTACTTCCCAGCCTATTTGTGTTCCTGTAATGTTATTTACAACACTATATGTTACAGGCACATCTGGACAAGATTCATCTGGACCAATAATCGCAGTAGGAGCATCTTCTTGATCTCTTACTACAATAGTAACTACTCCTGATTTACAAAAACTATTTCCAGTAACAGTAAGGGTATAGTTACCTGCTTCTGTAAAGTTATAACTAAAGGTATTACCGCTTCCTGCAGTTTCTCCATTTGGACCACTAAGTTCCCAGTTACCGCTATAACCACCTTGTATTTGGTAATTACCTGTACTAAAGTTACAAAGGTTAAAGTCACCATCTATAATAGCTTTTGGTCTTATATTAATATATAATGTAGCTACACCACTACAGTTAAGTAAGGTATTATGGTATGTTGCATTAAGTGTTATATGTCCTGAATTATTATAGGTTTGAATTATAACTTCATTAGCATTTTGAGACTCTACAAGTGTAGCACCTGTACCATTACTATTCAGCGTCCAGTCAAAAACTGTTGATGGCCATTGTGGTAATTTATAAATATTTTGTTCGTTAACACAAATTACATTTTCACCTTCAATAGTTCCTTGAGACTGTATAACAGGTATTTGTATAGTTACAATTCCTACACACTCTAAATCGCAGTGCGAAGCATCATAAGTTACATAACCAAATCCATCAGGTCCTACATTATCCCAGTTAACTTCTATAGAATTACCATAAGGCTGTTGTGATGCAATGGTTCCGCCTATAACACTCCAATTGTTGTGTCCTCCACATGCTTCTAGAACCTCTTGAGGTATACTGTAAGTAGCTTGTTCTCCATCACATACTACACTAGCACATGCAATTTCAAAACCACCTTCTTTAACCTTAAGTTTCATCTCATAAGTGTCTGTACAATTACAAGCATTAGTAACAGTAAGAGTCACATGATATACTCCAGGGTTAGAATATTGATGTGCAGGTTCAAACTCAGAAGAAGTGGTATTGTCTCCAAAATCCCAATAATAGGATATTAGCCCCGTTCCACCATTGGTTTCTGATAGGTTTATAAACTGGTGAGTTTCTTTTAAGCAGACCTCAACAGTATCTGCCGATATGTCTGGCATTAATCCAAAGAGTGCTGTGGGAGATATAATTACCTCTACACAAATTTCTTCTTCATATACCGTTTCATCGTTTTTAGTAACTTCAACTGAGACAGAACCCCATCCGGCATTCCCCCAGTTAACAACACATTGCGTAAGTGACGAACTTACAATTGTACCGCCTGCGGCATTCCAGTCAGAGGACACCCAGTTCGCGCTGTTTCCTGTAAGCGAATAAGTAACTGTACTCTGTTCGCATACACGAACACAGGGGCCATCTTCAATTTCCTCTGTGTACTTTTCTCGTTTATCATCGTAAACGAGGCATCCGGTTTCTGAGTTCCAAGTGATTGAGATTGCTTGGGCATAGGTCTTGCCCGTGAAAGTTAAAAGCCCAAATACAAGGGCGCACAAATACAGCAGAGCCTGCCGCTTTTGCGTAGGAGCATCTTTTTGCTTCATAAATAATAATTTTAGTTGAATGTTAAACAATATTTTAACTTTTATAAAATTAGATATAATAAGCTCAGCTTAAACGTTAAACAAATCATAAAATTTAACAAAACCTTAAATATTTATGATTACAATTTTGATATCCTTAACAATAGCGTGGGTTTTCAAGGTTAATAACATTTTGTATCTAATTTGTTATATTTTTATAATAATTATTTAATAATTAGATGATCACGCTGTAATCATCTAATTGCCAAAGCGTTTTAATATTCATTGTCAAAAAGCTAAATTTTGTAATTATATATTATAATTTAACATCTAGTAAACAAAACACCTTTATGAGTACTAAATTTTTAAATTATTAGCTCTCAATTATACTTTTAAAGTGGAGACATCGTTTAGATAAAAAAAATGTACAAGTAAATAGTATCAAATAACAACTTCGAAAAACTCTAATAGTATATGTTATCTTTACACTTAATAAATTAATATAGATACTTACTAACGATGTAATATTATAGTTTACATGAAGGATTGTTAGAGGAGATTATTATCTATAATTAGAATAACAAAAATGCTTAAAAAAGAATTAGAACTACTATTTAATAGTATGCCACAACTGGTACAAGATAAATTGCAACCTGTAATAGAAAATATTTTAGAGAGGGCAGAGGAGTATGATAAATATAATAGTGAAGACCCTGAATATTATGAAGAAGAACGAGAGCTTATAATGAAAGATGTACATAAAGTAAAATATCTTAATGATCAGTGGAAGATTATAAATTCTAGAAAAAATAGCTAAAACAATAGTATTGTCTAAGTATTATTTTATTACATTTAACTAACTGAAATAATTACTATTATGAAAAAAGTATTTTACTTACCACTTGCTATTATAGTTGTTTTTACATACTCCTGTAGTACAGAAGATACTGTATCTAAAACAGAAACTGAAGCAGTTGTTAATGAACAAGAGTTTGTTGCAAAAAACTTAGATAAAAATGCTTTGACAAATGCTACTGTAGAGCTTTTGAAGGGCTTTAGCCTTAATATTGATTTTACAAAGTTGTTTACTTACAATTCAGATGAAGAAGCTACTAAAGAGATTCAGAAAACTTTAGAAAGTATAAAAGAAGATATTGAATGGGATATTAGCGATTATCCTGAGAGTAATGCTGTAGTTTTTCGGTTTAGTTTAGATAATGGTGTAGGACGACTATCGGAATATTATTATATAAATACCGAAAATAATAAAGTAATAAAATCAATTATTAATGATGGAAATAATAACCTAATAGAAATTGATACTCTTAATACTATAGACCAAATAAACCTTAAAAGAAATGCTGTAGGTTGGTCTATTATTGATACGAATGATCCAAACCTTTTTGTATATAAGCAGTTTGAAGTAATTGCCGATATTTATTCAATGAAAGTATTTGCAACTAAGTAATTAATAAATATTTTAGAAAACAAAAGAGCCATTATATAATGGCTCTTTTGCTTAGATGTTATTTTATTGTTCTTAAAAACCAATACGGAAACCCATATAGGCATCTGCTTGATTAGTATCGCCAATCATTGCTGATAATGCAGAACCTGAACCTAAAAAGAAACCACCTAGCCTGAAACCTATACCTGCTGTAAAACCTGAAACTTCATTATTTGCAAGCGGTGTATAAGCTTCAAAAAAACCTGTAGAGAAGCGAGGAGTAAGGCTTATAATGTTTTGTACTGCTATCTGGTCGTTATCATTATCTTCATTCATTCGTTGCTGTATATAGGCTGTTGCATACCAATTACCATACACATTAACATCGGCATAGCCAGATAATATAGCTGGGAGTTTTACTCTAAAATCTTTTTCGCTAGGAGAAATATTTAAATAGCCACTTGTTAACAATACGTCTTCTACATCTTGTATACTTTCGGCATCTTCAAACTGGTTAAGATTTAATGCATCATTACCTTGTATATCTAACTCATAATTAGTGGACTCATTATTATCATCTTTAAAAGTCATACTACCAAGGTTTCGTATTGCTAGTCCTGCATTAATTCTGTATTTAGTAGAGTCTACAGCTTTCCATTGGTAATTAACTCCAATATCAGTAGAAAAACCATTAAGTCCGCCTGCAAAAAATTCTGTAAAATTATCACTCTCAGAAAAATCTCCTGCTAAAGAACCAGAATAAGCAAAATTAAGTTCGGCATGTGCATCTGTAAGTGTTACATCGCCAAAATTATTTTCTATAGTACCTTCAAATTTGCTAACTCCCATATTTGCATAAGTACCCGGGAAAAGAAAATTAAAAGTAGCTCCCGCAGTAATACGGTGTTCTTCGGTATTATACACTTCTCGAGCTATAGATAACCCTATTTCTCCCCATGATGTTCCTGTGACTCTTTGGTTTTCACTAGCCAATATATCATATACTTCACTAACGTTATCAATACCACCATTAGTTACAGCATTACCTAGTGTAGTATTAACGTCTACTAATGATGCTTTAATTTTAGCAGAAGAAGATATACCAAATGCCCATTTTTCTACTTTAAAAGCAAAAGCAGGTCCTAGTATTTCTACATCAGCACGCATATTAAGAGGCTCGCTTCCTGCAAAAAGCATCTCTTCAAAATTATCGTTGCCCCCCAAAAGGTCGCCAAATGTCATTTTATTATTAGCTACATTGGCACTAAAGTTAAAAACATTAACTTCATATTTGCCCTTAAGATTAGCAAGTTCGGCAGGATTAATACCCGCATTTAATAATCCCACCCTTCGTGAAGTACTAATGCCCGAGAAATGTTCTTGAGCAAATGTAGCTGTCCCTAAGATAGAGAAAATAAAGAGTAAAGTTTTTTTCATATTCAGATAGTATTTAAATAGATGTTAAATTGATTTTGAGGTTGAAAAAATACATGTATTATAAATTTAGTAAAAAATAATCATTGCATTTTCATACAGTATTTCTTATTATAAGAGATACGTTACAAATTTAAATTTAATAAATAAATATAGAAATACCTATTACTGAGTATTTATACAGCATTCCATACTGCATCATCAGGTAGTGGAGCAGTAATTGTTAGTTCTTCTTTTGATACAGGGTGTATAAAAAATAATTTGCGTGCATGTAAGTGAATACCTCCATTAGGGTTACTCCTGTCAAAACCATATTTAAGATCACCTTTTATGGGTGAACCAATAGCCGAAAGCTGCGCCCTTATTTGATGATGTCGCCCTGTGTGTAAATTTATCTCTAAAATACTAAAGGTTTTTAGTACTCGTATTATAGTAAAATCAAGGCTTGCAGTTTTACTATTGGGCACTTCTTTAGTATGTGCTTTTGATGTATTATTCTTTTCATTACGAACAAGGTAATGAATCAGCGTTCCCTTTTCGGTATCTGGTTTTTTCTTAACGGCAGCCCAATAGGTTTTTTGGGTTTCACGGTTTTTAAATAAGTCGTTAAGTCTTGTAAGGGCTTTTGATGTACGTGCAAAAACTATGATACCTGTAGTGGGTCTATCTAACCGATGCACAACTCCTAAGAAAACATCTCCAGGCTTATTATATTTATCTTTAATATATTCCTTAACTACATCGCTAAGTGGTTTGTCGCCAGTTTTATCGCCTTGTACTATGTCGCCTACACGCTTGTTTACAGCAATGATATGATTATCTTCATATAATACTTGTAGGTTATTTTTATCAGAAATAATTTTCATTAATCTATTATGTCAATTAGTACTGCTCTGTTTCGTTAGGAAAATCTTTCGATTTTACATCAGTAACATATTGAGATATAGCTGTTGTCATGCCTTCAAATAAATTCATATATCTACGTAAGAAACGTGGATTAAACTCATTATTCATACCCAGCATATCATGTATAACAAGTACCTGACCGTCTACACCGCCACCTGCACCAATACCTATTACAGGGATAGAAATACTTTCGGCAACCTTTTGAGCCAGTTGTGCTGGTATTTTTTCTAACACTACAGCAAAGCAACCTATTCTTTCTAGCATTTTAGCATCTTCTATAAGTTTTTCGGCTTCAGCATTTTCTTTAGCTCTTACAGTATAAGTACCAAATTTATAGATAGATTGTGGGGTTAACCCCAAATGCCCCATAACAGGTATACCTGCATGAAGTATCTTCTTAATAGAGTCTTTTATTTCGCTTCCGCCTTCCATTTTTACAGCATGCCCACCACTTTCTTTCATGATTCGTATAGAAGAACGAAGTGCTTCTTTAGGATCTGATTGATAACTACCAAAAGGAAGATCGACTACTACAAGTGCTCTTTGTGTTGCTCTTACTACTGATGAGGCATGATATATCATTTGGTCTAACGTTATGGGTAGTGTAGTTTCGTGCCCTGCCATTACATTAGATGCAGAGTCGCCCACTAGTATAACATCTATTCCGGCAGTATCTACTATTTTTGCCATAGTATAATCATAAGCCGTAAGCATCGATATTTTTTCGCCGTTGGCTTTCATTTCAATTAACGACTTTGTAGTAACTCTTTTATAATCCTTCTTTGCAGTTGACATAATTGATATATTAAAGCTGTAAAAATACTAAATTGCGATAAGAATAAAGGGTATGTACTTGTTTTATTGCTCTATGTTTATGATAAGAGTAATGTAATTGGTATTAACTTGTTTTTTGATACTAATTTATAATATAAACATGAAAAGAATAGTACTGTTATTAGCACTTTTTGTAACTATAATAGTTAGTGCTCAGAAGAACGATATAAAAAGTACAATTGTTACTTTTTTTAAAGGTATGCATACTGCCGATACTTTAAAAATAAAATCGGTTTGTAGTAATACAATAATATTACAATCAATATCTGAAATGAATGGAGAAGGTAATCTTACTACAAATACCGCCGAGGAGTTTTATAATTCAATTGCCACAATTCCTCAAAATATTAAGATAGAGGAGAGGTTATTGCGCTATGATATACAAATAGATGGCGCTATGGCACATGTATGGACTCCTTATGAATTTTATATAAATGATAAATTAAGCCACACTGGGGTAAACTCTTTTACATTATTTAAAGATAATGGTACTTGGAAAATTGTTAGTATAATAGATACAAGACGTAAAAAACAAGAGTAATCTAATTAACAGTCAGCAAGATTAACAGTTATGGCAAGCCCTCCTTCGGATGTTTCTTTGTATTTATTATTCATATCTTTTGCTGTCTCCCACATTGTGTTTACTACTTTATCTAATGGTACTTTTACATTTTTAGGGTCAGTTTCTAGTGCTAGTTCAGCTGCGTTAATAGCTTTAATAGCCCCCATAGTATTACGTTCTATACAAGGTACTTGTACTAGTCCTGCAATAGGGTCGCAGGTGAGCCCTAAGTGATGTTCCATAGCAATTTCGGCTGCTATAAGCGCTTGTTCTGGAGTTCCTCCCATTACTTCACATAATGCTGCGGCTGCCATAGCTGATGAAACGCCAATTTCTGCCTGACATCCGCCCATAGCTGCTGATATGGTAGCTCCTTTTTTAAAGATAGTACCAATTTTACCAGCGACTAATAAGAATTGTTTTATATGCTCTTCATTAGCATCGTGGTTTTCAATAACCATATAGTACATTAGTACCGATGGTATTACGCCTGCACTACCATTAGTAGGAGCAGTTACTACACGTCCTAAAGCGGCATTAACTTCATTTACCGATAGGGCAAAACAAGAAACCCATTTTAATATTTGTCTAAACTTTACTTCTGTTTTACGTATTACTTGTAGCCATTCTTGCGGAGAGTTATAAGGTATATCGCCAATCATTTTTTGGTGCATGTCATAAGCACGTCTTCGCACATTTAGACCACCAGGTAGTGTTCCTTCGGTATGACAGCCTGTGTACATACACTCTAGCATAGTATCCCATACTCGCATTAATTCATGGTGTATTTCATCTTCACTACGAATAGATTTTTCATTTTCGTAAACAACTTCCGAAATACTTTTATTTAGCGTTTGTGTATAGGTTAATAACTCACTTGCTTTATCCATAGGATAAGGAAAAGAGCGTCTTATTTCTTTTTTCTCTTTAGCAACCGTACGTTCTTCTTTAACTACAAAACCACCTCCTATAGAGTAGAATGTGGAAACATATTCTGAATCAGTAGTATAGGCTGTAAACCTAAACCCATTAGAGTGGAATTCAAGGAAATCTTTATTAAAAACAATATCTGTGTCAGGATTAAAGGTAATTTCTTTTTCGTTCCCTAATAGTAATATATTGGTGCTGCTAATAGTTTTGATAATGCCATCTATATCCTCGACAGGTATATATTCAGGATCTGCACCAGTTAAACCAAGCATAACAGCCAAGTCAGTAGCATGACCTTTACCTGTAAGTGATAATGAACCATATAAATCTACTTTTATACGATTTACCGTATTAAAAATACCTTCCTCACGAAGCTCTTCAAGCAAGCGTTCGGCTCCACGCCAAGGACCTAATGTGTGAGAACTTGATGGTCCTACACCAATTTTAAGCATATCGAAAACAGAAATACATTCGTTCATAGCAATACCGACTATTTTTGTAAAGTTACTTTATTTACAGTCGGCAAAGGTAAATAAATTGCTATTACTACAACGATTTAGTGTAAAAATTATTGATATGATATTTTAATTTAATTAAAAAGCCTCCCAAAGAGGAGGCTCAGTATATTTATTATAGTAAAAGATTAATTTACAATCACTTTTTTAGTAGCCGATTGGTTACCCGATGTTACTCTCAGGATATAAAACCCTTGTGGTAAATTATCTACTGTATAGGTGTTATTTTCAGCTTTTGGCTGCTCTATGTATTGTATAAGCTGACCGTTAAGGTTTATTAGTTGAATTTCTTCAAGTACTGTTTCGCTGTATATATTAACCTCATGGTCTATAGCAGGGTTAGGATATACCGAAAGGTGTGTAGCGAAAAAATTATCAGTTGCAGCGGTAGCCCATCGGTCTTCGGCAACAGGACCCCCCCAAATTTGTGTAGCAAGATATGGGTTATCTATAAAAGGATTACGGTTACCCTGCCCATAAGCATTATTTGCATTACCTAGATAAGTATTTCTGTTATCTTCATACTCAGATACAGGATCTTCGGCATTCCATTCTAAAAATAAATCGATCATGTTAGCATCAGAAGCTACAGGTGTACCCACTCCTACATTAGTTGGTAAACACTGAGAACCATAACGAAGATACATATACATCATCATACGAGCAACGTCACCTTTCCATTCATCTCCTGGGTACCAAGATTGTCCACTTTCAAATGAATTTCCTGTACCATCAAAATACTTATCATTGTTTCTGTCAGCATTACGCTTTTTATCGCTAGCTCTTACATGATGAGCATCAGCACCAGGACCACTTGTGCCTAAATCTGGATTACCAAGTGCTTTAGGGTAGGTGTGCTCTCTATTCCAAAGACAAGGATCGGCTGTACCGTTGTCATCAAAATTTTTATTTCTTCTTCTATGATCTTCATCATCACTAGTAGATGCAGGACACATATTGTCACTGAAACCATATACTAAAAGTAAGTTAGTGTTAGAGTTATCTTCAGGATCAAGATCTACTATCATTAAAGCATTTTCTAACTCTTGATAAGTTAAATTGTTAACGTGTGTAGTAGTTATTTTACTAGCTAGTGCATTTTTAAGAGATGTTCCTGTTTGCTCAAAATTAAACCCGTCATAATACGGAGATGCAGGGGCACCATCTTGTGCAAATGTTGCTAATGCTAATAATGATAATGTTAGTGTATAAAACTGTTTCATATAAAAAAAATTGGGCTATAAATTTAGGGTGATTATTTTGAATCACCCTAAATTTAACACCAATGTGGGTTAATGTTATTTTTTTCTTTCGAGTTGTGCCATATAAAAGCCATCAAAACCTGATTCTGATGCTAGTATTTTACTGTCTTTTATAAAACTAAATTGCTGTCCTATTTCAGTTGCAAGAAAACGCTCTACTTGTTCTTGGTTTTCTGACGGCA comes from the Flavobacterium arcticum genome and includes:
- a CDS encoding endonuclease; this encodes MKQFYTLTLSLLALATFAQDGAPASPYYDGFNFEQTGTSLKNALASKITTTHVNNLTYQELENALMIVDLDPEDNSNTNLLLVYGFSDNMCPASTSDDEDHRRRNKNFDDNGTADPCLWNREHTYPKALGNPDLGTSGPGADAHHVRASDKKRNADRNNDKYFDGTGNSFESGQSWYPGDEWKGDVARMMMYMYLRYGSQCLPTNVGVGTPVASDANMIDLFLEWNAEDPVSEYEDNRNTYLGNANNAYGQGNRNPFIDNPYLATQIWGGPVAEDRWATAATDNFFATHLSVYPNPAIDHEVNIYSETVLEEIQLINLNGQLIQYIEQPKAENNTYTVDNLPQGFYILRVTSGNQSATKKVIVN
- a CDS encoding RluA family pseudouridine synthase gives rise to the protein MKIISDKNNLQVLYEDNHIIAVNKRVGDIVQGDKTGDKPLSDVVKEYIKDKYNKPGDVFLGVVHRLDRPTTGIIVFARTSKALTRLNDLFKNRETQKTYWAAVKKKPDTEKGTLIHYLVRNEKNNTSKAHTKEVPNSKTASLDFTIIRVLKTFSILEINLHTGRHHQIRAQLSAIGSPIKGDLKYGFDRSNPNGGIHLHARKLFFIHPVSKEELTITAPLPDDAVWNAV
- a CDS encoding L-serine ammonia-lyase, with amino-acid sequence MNECISVFDMLKIGVGPSSSHTLGPWRGAERLLEELREEGIFNTVNRIKVDLYGSLSLTGKGHATDLAVMLGLTGADPEYIPVEDIDGIIKTISSTNILLLGNEKEITFNPDTDIVFNKDFLEFHSNGFRFTAYTTDSEYVSTFYSIGGGFVVKEERTVAKEKKEIRRSFPYPMDKASELLTYTQTLNKSISEVVYENEKSIRSEDEIHHELMRVWDTMLECMYTGCHTEGTLPGGLNVRRRAYDMHQKMIGDIPYNSPQEWLQVIRKTEVKFRQILKWVSCFALSVNEVNAALGRVVTAPTNGSAGVIPSVLMYYMVIENHDANEEHIKQFLLVAGKIGTIFKKGATISAAMGGCQAEIGVSSAMAAAALCEVMGGTPEQALIAAEIAMEHHLGLTCDPIAGLVQVPCIERNTMGAIKAINAAELALETDPKNVKVPLDKVVNTMWETAKDMNNKYKETSEGGLAITVNLADC
- a CDS encoding nuclear transport factor 2 family protein, with protein sequence MKRIVLLLALFVTIIVSAQKNDIKSTIVTFFKGMHTADTLKIKSVCSNTIILQSISEMNGEGNLTTNTAEEFYNSIATIPQNIKIEERLLRYDIQIDGAMAHVWTPYEFYINDKLSHTGVNSFTLFKDNGTWKIVSIIDTRRKKQE
- the panB gene encoding 3-methyl-2-oxobutanoate hydroxymethyltransferase; the encoded protein is MSTAKKDYKRVTTKSLIEMKANGEKISMLTAYDYTMAKIVDTAGIDVILVGDSASNVMAGHETTLPITLDQMIYHASSVVRATQRALVVVDLPFGSYQSDPKEALRSSIRIMKESGGHAVKMEGGSEIKDSIKKILHAGIPVMGHLGLTPQSIYKFGTYTVRAKENAEAEKLIEDAKMLERIGCFAVVLEKIPAQLAQKVAESISIPVIGIGAGGGVDGQVLVIHDMLGMNNEFNPRFLRRYMNLFEGMTTAISQYVTDVKSKDFPNETEQY